In Lycorma delicatula isolate Av1 chromosome 10, ASM4794821v1, whole genome shotgun sequence, a genomic segment contains:
- the LOC142331513 gene encoding uncharacterized protein LOC142331513 isoform X1, with protein sequence MAFMMPVVKNDYDIYKSRRSSECSNPQSCRSRKVSECSKSEGPSLSTSPGSDFLVGSPAHRSVPLAMMSSRNYSRTSSRTSQSSLQSPSKSTSSSPPKSGSTSSLNKFHNRLVDKLKRSLKSKDSSSEACNVPPPSTTSRQLYIIRER encoded by the exons ATGGCGTTCATGATGCCAGTTGTTAAAAatgattatgatatttataaatcgCGACGCAGCTCTGAGTGTTCTAATCCACAGAGTTGTCGCAGTAGAAAAGTGTCAGAGTGTTCAAAATCTGAAGGACCCAGTTTGAGCACATCACCTGGAAGTGATTTTTTGGTCGGTTCACCGGCACATCGTTCTGTACCTTTAGCGATGATGTCGTCCAGAAATTACAGCAGGACGTCATCCAGAACTTCACAATCCAGTCTTCAAAGTCCAAGTAAATCGACTTCATCATCTCCCCCAAAGTCTGGTTCAACatcttctttaaataaattccacAACAGACTTGTGGATAAATTGAAAAGGTCGTTGAAATCAAAAGATTCGAGTAGTGAAG CATGTAATGTGCCTCCTCCTTCAACAACTTCCCGTCAATTGTACATCATACGTGAAAGGTAG
- the LOC142331513 gene encoding uncharacterized protein LOC142331513 isoform X2 encodes MAFMMPVVKNDYDIYKSRRSSECSNPQSCRSRKVSECSKSEGPSLSTSPGSDFLVGSPAHRSVPLAMMSSRNYSRTSSRTSQSSLQSPSKSTSSSPPKSGSTSSLNKFHNRLVDKLKRSLKSKDSSSEGGGSS; translated from the exons ATGGCGTTCATGATGCCAGTTGTTAAAAatgattatgatatttataaatcgCGACGCAGCTCTGAGTGTTCTAATCCACAGAGTTGTCGCAGTAGAAAAGTGTCAGAGTGTTCAAAATCTGAAGGACCCAGTTTGAGCACATCACCTGGAAGTGATTTTTTGGTCGGTTCACCGGCACATCGTTCTGTACCTTTAGCGATGATGTCGTCCAGAAATTACAGCAGGACGTCATCCAGAACTTCACAATCCAGTCTTCAAAGTCCAAGTAAATCGACTTCATCATCTCCCCCAAAGTCTGGTTCAACatcttctttaaataaattccacAACAGACTTGTGGATAAATTGAAAAGGTCGTTGAAATCAAAAGATTCGAGTAGTGAAG GGGGCGGTTCTTCCTGA